A genomic window from Planococcus rifietoensis includes:
- a CDS encoding queuosine precursor transporter yields MLLYLNGAFVGLLILSNILAVKLFSISEWAVLPAAVIVYVFTFPITDTIAEVYGKEAARQTVMAGFITQLAALAFIFAAIHLPSAPFFADQAAFESIFSAGFRVTLASLVSYFISQNLDVTIFHKLKARNGESKLWLRNNASTMVSQLVDTTIFITIAFYGTMPLSALAAMILTQYLFKWVVAAADTPLVYLLVKLARRSKTATQKSFA; encoded by the coding sequence ATGCTACTTTATTTGAACGGCGCTTTTGTCGGTTTGCTCATCCTGTCGAATATCTTGGCCGTAAAACTATTTTCCATCAGCGAATGGGCCGTACTGCCGGCTGCAGTCATCGTCTATGTCTTCACGTTCCCAATCACCGACACGATTGCGGAAGTGTACGGCAAAGAAGCCGCGCGCCAGACGGTCATGGCTGGGTTTATCACACAACTCGCAGCGCTGGCATTCATCTTTGCGGCCATTCATTTGCCCTCTGCGCCATTTTTTGCGGACCAGGCAGCGTTTGAATCGATCTTCTCGGCCGGCTTCCGGGTAACGCTTGCGAGTTTGGTGTCTTATTTCATCAGCCAAAACCTGGACGTCACGATTTTCCATAAATTAAAAGCACGTAACGGCGAGTCGAAATTGTGGCTGCGCAATAATGCCTCGACGATGGTTAGCCAATTGGTGGATACGACGATTTTCATCACGATCGCTTTTTATGGGACGATGCCGCTGTCGGCGTTGGCTGCCATGATTTTGACGCAGTATTTGTTCAAATGGGTCGTTGCAGCAGCGGACACGCCGCTTGTCTACTTGCTCGTCAAACTCGCGCGCCGCTCCAAGACAGCCACTCAAAAAAGCTTCGCGTAA